The Thunnus albacares chromosome 13, fThuAlb1.1, whole genome shotgun sequence genome segment TTTGATTAATCATGGTTGTTTTGATTAGAGACTGCAGCTTGTCAAATGACAATTAGCTACCACTTGTAAAACTTGTATTATCACATCAGTTTATTGTTTGAGACTTGAAATAAAATTTAACAAGCTCTATATGCcagttgtctttgtttttcttttagatttTAGACTGAGTCACTTAATCTATGATGCTATTTTAAGAACCATGAACCTATAATCCAGGGTTCCTTAAACATATCTTGTCTGAAAACTAGTTTTTATGACCCCAAATTTTGAAGTTTGAAGCTTGGATTGCCTCGTTTTAAGTAAATCTGTTTTCACACAGTTCAAATGTCTCTTGATATGCTGTGATGACTACTGTTCAGCATAAACAATCAAGAACCAATCAGCATTTCAGGGTGGTGCAGAATCtatgttttttccaccaaaaaagtcaaattacctaattaaaatccttaaaattacatctactcctcaTTCATTGAAATATCCAGAAtaaatgaatatgcaaatactgtaaatttgaaAAGTTTAACATGTCTTCTGAGTGTTTGTGCACAAGAGGTTTTAAGTTTCaacatcacattactgtaaactgcatacTGGACCACTATTAGCTCCAAACTAGCCGTGAAATCTTACTCACAGGTACTCGGCTTCAACTCAGATTTCCGGTGAGCACGGCGAAACTTCCCTGATtctgcagataaatgtgaaaacagccttctagtgtcgaactctgcacagtgaagctcaaacattcaactgacgGAACAAGAagctaaaacacatttttgaccaTGTTGGGGACTTTAAAGTTTGGTTACTCACaagagacacatttttaaaaagaaagagctGTCGGGAGAGGCTGCGATATGTTGACGAAATTTCTAGTATGAGTCAAGCTCCAAAACCCCCTACAACTCCAGTTGGTAACAGTTTCTGTTTGAGATAATCCCCATGACCACATCTGAATTATTGTTTATACACTTTGGAAAGCTCCctccaaaaccacaaaaccTTACACAACCCTACACAAACTAaactttgtgtgtaaaatcagtgcCTCTATAAGTCgttttaacattttagtaaAGCCAGTCAAAACAGTTCCTGACCCTCTAAAGGTGACTGGGATGCAGGGAtctgctttctctctccattCTTGTGTAACTGTATGCCAGCTTGTCCCTTTAAACACAACTCTCGCCCTTCAGCCAGCGACCTCCTTCGCACCCGTGTTCACAAATATCACCGGGGCACAGCAGTGATATGTGTGAGCAGAGTGAGTGGAGCACCCCTCGGCCCTCCTGTGCTAAACTTAGCCCCTGACAGTACCACTTCTCATCACAACATACTCGGAAGACCACAGCGGGTTACAATGGATGGTGTCGAGTTACCGCAGATGCTGCTGTATCTCACCGGTGAGGCTGACAAAACAAGGTGAGTGTGTGCAGTGTACTGGGCAGATCCTTTACTGTAACTGACAATAATCTGGTTAATTGGTTTAGTATGTTTACTAATGACTGTATAATCTGTCACTGTGCTCCTTCTTTGGATCCAGCATGTGTTGCACATTTGTTCACTGCTGTGGcatgagagaaaacagctgcctctACTGAAGCACCCGAATTTAATTTCCAGCACTTTCATAAGgaattatttcagtttattgtaCAAACTGAAGTCACCGCTATGTTATGGAGAATGTAGTAACAGtgaaacaaataataaacagaaaacattgtCTTCTCTGAAAGGTGTAGCGTGATGTTTTCCTCAACAGGTTGCACTGAGCTGACTGTCTTGTTGATTTCTGCTCCACTGACTTGCTCCGATCTGTTGTTTGTAGATGTAGACTTAAAGACTCCGCaggtttttctgtctttctctctgtctccttccaCACTTGTATTCCTCTCTGTCACGATGGGCAACTATAGCTCAGCCCTCATTCCTGGTAAGCCTTGCTACTATTGTTGTTAACATTTTGTTACAACATAATTTGAAATACTACCATGCTCGAAAGCTGCATGTTAAAAGCTGAACGTTAATGCAGGCTTTggaaataatggaaaaatagaaatatggAAGTGGCCCATGTATTCTATGGTGATGggtgtgtttttaacatttattctCTGTTTCTCTTGAAGACACTGACGAGTTTGATTCAATTGTGTCACTGGCGGAGAAGCTGAATGAGCAGGTAGCTCATGCTGCAGATGAGAGGTTACAGTCTGAGCTTCAGTCTCTGGGAAGTATACACTTTTAATAGTTATCTGCAGGCTGTTCCTTTACTATGTGATCCAGTTAAACTGTACTATTATAACTTGGCTCACTATATGAAACGAGTATGTGTGCTCTGGTCTGTTTGTGTCCTATCTGCCCTTGGGATAAATTTAACTTTTCTGAGCTGcctcgtacacacacacacacacacacacacacacacacacacacacacacacacacagccacatacAGCAGCAGAAGATATCTGCTTTGAGTCCTTACTTAACACAAGATTTAAAGGTACACGGCCTGTAATGTAAACAGTATGATCTTTATTCTCTGATTTATATTTTGAGTCATTGTAATCAAATGTTGTGGTGAAAATCTTCTCTGGAGActcatttacatcattttttttgtttacattcagaATGGGGTGAAGTACCCTTCAATGTCTTACTGATTAGACGTCTCAAACTAGACTTGACTTACAGGTAACACTCACGATGGAggtggaaagaaaagaaaaccagaGTGAAGAGCTGGATTCTTCATCAACAACAAGTTTTCAACAAGAAAACTCTGAGGAACCGAGTCAGAATGGTTCTGCCCTGCCTGTAAGTGTAAAAACACACTCTCTCCATGCAGCATGATTATGCTCcttacagtaaaatattatttcaggtttgtgtttttttgtcgtTATTCTCCACAGGCAGCTAAAAGCAAAAGTGCACTCACACAGTCCTCCCCTTCAAGCGCTGCACCGTCCTTCTCGTCTCTTTTACCGAAAGCTCTCTCTGCTGTTCTTCATGCGACGCTGCCTCCACGTTACAGCTCCGTGCCTCGGCCAATCAGAAACCCACCGAACCTGGAACAACTGCAGACAGAGCTGAGAGAACTGAGGGCTAACTTTGAACAGATGAAGAGTCAGCACAAGTACGGCTTTGATACTGTAATCTCTGCTGTAATATAGCAAGTGATGCCTGCATTTCCTTCTCATCACTATTCCACAACTCTTAACACACATCCAAACATTATTTTCCTACCAAATgtgtaacaaaaaacaattcaaaataGTGAGACCTCCTTGTTTGGACTGGTAGCCTCAGCCTGGGGAGCGTGTGATTTTCCAAACCCTGCATTGCCTCTATGATAGTTTCGATTAGTTTTTTTGATGCATTAATTTGATGATATCTTGTGTTCCAGCAAAGAAATTAAACTGCTGATGAATGAGCTAGATGAGGAGAAAAGGATTCGTTTGACTTTACAGGTATGAAAATGCATCGTAACTTCTAAAGAATGTGTTATTTGTTCTTTCAAAAGTTTTGCAGTCCTGCTTTGATGTTTTATCACACACAATGATATAACAATATTGAGGTATtgttcactttttcaaaaactaCTTCAAGATGAGAATAATTacttaattaattgttttgttttagatgGAGGTACAACGTATGAAGAAGCACATGTCTAAATGAGCAGGAGGACACAATAAGCATCAAGAGATTCTTATTTGACTAAAAGAACCAAGTTTTAAAAGtcctgttctacacctgtttgGTAAATGTTATTTCTCTAAGTTATACAAATCATCCCTGCTCCTTTTTGATGaagaattattatatttatttgaaaaacatgtctcttagatgttttattttttactagATTGCTGACTGAAAGGACTCAATGTTTTTTACTGAGTCATTGTTGAAAAGTGTGAGCGCAGCAGGAGCAGACTCAAGGTGAAAGTCTACTACAAACCCGATGTCACACTGAGAAGAGGGTGTGTTGGCTTTCTCTCTTGGAAGTGAGCAGTGCATGGCCCAgtgatacatttaatttatttatttctgtagaTAGACCCTTGATGACTGTGGCATCTTTAGCATCCTGTGGTGGGGGAAATgcttttttaaagtgttttgagGTTTCCACAACTTGTTTTCTGTGGGAACCCATATTTGTAATGACTGTTGGTTACAGGCCTCAATGTGTGTTGATGAttcattttcaatcatttttcttttatccaACAGTGAAGGATAAAGGGCAGCACAAACACGGGGCCCTCTGTCATATTTAAGGGCatgtatatttttcaaaaatgtaataatttgtcTTTTGATTTAGAAAAAATGAGCTGACTGAGCTGTCAGTTAATGTATTGGTTGCTGACGTTCAGGAGCATTGTGAATTCATTAAAGATGTCGGCCATTGTTGACTCtacttttttattaataattaagGATGAAGCCACtcacatgaataaatatatagataGTGACGTCATGTGTTAAAAAAATGCAAGTATCTTCTGGAACATAAGTGTAAACAGAGTCTGGTTCCGTTTTATAAAAAGAGTCAGAGTTAAAAGTTTCAGTTTCTGACAAAAATGTTCAGACTCCAACTAAACTATTTACTGTTATTTACTTTTGTGACAAACTGGAGCCTgaaatcagataaaaaaaaatgttttgctatacttttaaagtcattatttcagtattttcttgAAGTCATTTGAGATAAATAGATTttcaaatacataaacaaaaagtCATTTCCGTTGACTAATTAGCCTTATAAATGAAATGCAAGTAAATCCTCTTTTTTGGCAaaaatttttaataaaaaaagctcatatttcctcttaaaaacatatatacataatttggtatattacattttcattttcagatcaAAATGGTCACATTGTGGCAGGTTGGCGTTTTCTTTGGCAGTCCGTATTCTTTTTCTGTACGATCCAGGATTTTACCTCAGAAGTTGGAGTCTTCACAAGGAATAGGCCTGAAGGTGACTTCTTTGTTCTCCTCAAGAATGAAGTCGTATCGACAGAGAGGCCTGTGAGAGACAAAATCAATATCGAAATCTGGAGCTTGGAGCATGTAGGTTGCAAAGGTGGTTTTTAAATCATTAAGTATTGCCTACCTGTCCTTGCGTTCCAGATGTGTGAGACGGACTTGGAGGACACGCAGCTTATATTTGGGCTTGAACACGTTCCCAGTGGAGAATGTGAGAGACACCTTATTCACTGACTTTACATCTTTGTCAAACTGGGCAAACAACCGTGTATTTTTGTACTTCTGGAAGTTTGATGCTTTACtgataagaaagaaaagaaaacaaaaaaaaacactgctgagagagagagcagtaaCAGATGACCAGAGAGACTTCATGGTGAAATATTGTATATTAAATATTGTACTTGAAATAGAACATAATGTGAAGACTTACTGGTCGATGGTTGCCACTGCTTCTTCACCATTCCCAtgaagtttaacagtgatgtAGCCCCAGCGTTCCACCTGGTTCCATATCACCACTTCTACCTTGTAGTTTGTCACTGAGAGAAGATATGAAGATgttgatttgtttcattttagtAATTATTAGCCTCATAAGGAAAAGcttgactgacagaaaactcTAGTACATGGGTGGTGAGACTATGAGGattaactgttaaaataaattGGAAATGTTCCTTTAAAGTCTTTATATGCACAAACAGTAGATGAGAGACAACAAGAGATATTTgtctgagaaagagagaaaacaggtcTTAAAGGGCAAACATTGACATTTCCTATTTATTGCTTGACATTCAGAGGATGTTTTAATCATCCAGCAAGGAAAAACACTTATTAAAAACTCTACAATTCATGTTAAGAATATATCTTGTTCCactgttttcattgttaaatGTCTTTACTTAACAGGATGAGGCTCGGTTCTGTTTTCAGAGATGTCCTCAACAACTGCCACGAAACCCTTACTAGAAACTCACTTTCACATCAACCAAATGTTGCTAAGAGcatcagttattattattattattattattattatacttacTGCAGAATGGAGTCTCTTTATTTGTGGTGAAGAAAGCTTTTGTTTGCCCCAGGCGCAGCAGGATGTCTTTCCACTTTATGACGTCATAACCTGGATTTGAGTGAAACAGCTGCGTCAGGTTTACAACAACTTACTCTAACTGCTGAGGAAGTAATGGATTTATTCAAAAAATACACCCATCttaaattaaacatataaattacaacacacttaaattaaagaaatactCATCTAAAATGCCTCAAGATTCACTTATTTCATCACTGTTACTTCCATATAATCATATTGCAAGCTTCCACTAGCTTTATATTGTGTTCATGTAATTTTTGATTAACTACctgaaaaatgtgtgtatgtggttaAGTTGAGGCATCCTTTTGAGTGGATAATGTGCGTTCTTCATTTAACTAACAGATAATAAAAGTACCAACCAAAGGCAGGACATCCATCTTCTCCAAACTGCGTACAGTTCATGCAGTTACCATTCAGAAAGTCCTTGTAAGAGGAGCAGGGGAAGCTCCTGGTGAAGCACGTCCGACTCAGAGAGTCAAGGTAGAGCAACACTGATCTCTGGTGGTCGCATTTGAAATAGGCTGTTCCTTAAGAGTAAGATAATCACATGTGATTATAAATCCAACATGTTTTACAGTCAGCAGTTTGATGGTGATATTTGGGTTTTCATTTTCCCCATAATTTCAATGACATTACCAGAAAAGATGGTTTTGGGGCATCCAGGTTGGTCTGCTCCTCCATTTGCATAGAAATCAATGTGACCTAAAGGTTTTCTGAAGCCCAGggctgtaaacacacagttgACACATTAAAATGACAAGAATACTTTTACACATATAAATTATCTGTATGATTTTGTATACATAAAGAACATCAAAAaccatttaaaacatgaataaatgaatatataaaacaGTATGTAAGTTCAACTTTACCATCCATGTCTGTATGAAGAACATCCACAAACTGGGCATCTTTGGCATCCAGCCGATTGTTTGGAGTAGCGCCGGTGAACTGAGGCCCAGCAGGATCCAGAGCTGCAAATATCAACATCAGTAAACCTCAATAGAACTTCAAAATGATTTTACTATTTGGATATCTGGATGTCTGgattctgttttatatctttcTGTTACAGAAGCACTCCCGATGTCTAGacctgcttttcttttctttgggtTTTTATATATGATCCTCTGCACACTACAGACATTATGCGGGAGGATTTTCTGCCTTTATGCCACAATCTCTCCACTGGGATTTCAGAAACTGTGCTGTTTTCTTACAGGTGATTCCTGCCCATACAGCCAAAACCTGAACTGTGATACATTTACACAACTACACAACTCAACTGtgactctgctgctctgtgttatTCGTCATTTGTAATGTTGGCAATCTAGAAATTAAAGTTCATTCTAGTGTCACCTTATCATGATTTTTACCTTGATAACCATTTCAACCAAATgccaaaactataaaaacataaGTGTCTGAAGATTGTGTAAGTAAATACATTGATAAATATGTGCATTATTTCTGTAATTCTCTAAGGATGTCCGCACTGTATGTTTACTACTTtctgtttaaagtttaaatggACCAAGTTTtggagctgtgtttttttttcattttgacatcaGGAGTCAGAGATTTTGACATATTAGCTTATGAGGTTCAAGTCATTATTAAGCTGTTTGGCAGTGAATTGAAACAATGGTCATCTCCACAGAAAATCAGTCTGAGCACACAAAATTTCTGTTGTGTAATTTTATATAAGAAGCTCAGGAAATGTCATAACATTGGTAAATCTAGAAATATTCAGGATTATAAAAATTAGGATTGTGAGGTTCACAATTTTACCTGTAATTCTTCCGATTGCCCCATTCAGGTTTGCGCCTACAAAGCCTGATATATGAGCTCCAAGACTGACTCCGATCATGTGGATGGAGCTCAGAGAGGCACCACTTTCCTGAAAAGATCAGTCATCTGTTATAGCAAGACACTGCATgctcacagagagaaatcagGATGCTacaacagaaatatattttgcatgtatcaaatacatctCATACCTGCATCATTTTGATGAAAGCAGTGAGGTTGTCTGCTACCTTGTGTGTGTTCTCCACTACTTTTAAATAATTCACATTGGTAGCCCCGTGGTTCCAGTCCACTACTATGACGTTACCGTCTGTCCtgaccagcagcagctgtgtgatgtTGTGAAGCCACATCGGTGGAGATCCTGTGGGCCGATAGCCATGAACAACGAAGGTGGTTGGCCTGGACATGTTGAACTGAGGGTGGGCTAACAGGTTGGTGTGGGACACAAGTGAACCACATGTTGCAGTAGAATTGGTGTACAGCAGCAATCTAATCCTGAGGTCAGTTCCTATGATTGAGTGAGCCAGATCTAGATCTGTGAAGTGATCGCATGTCTGAActggggggagaaaaaaagaaggggcagacagagatagagagagagagaggtgtgttttgggaggagaggaggagaaaattaGACGACCATTTTGATCTCAAGAAAAGTTGCATAATCTTGAATTATTTGCtgatttgtcatttaaaatgtctgtcATAATCAGTGACATCATTCCCAAATATGACTCGGTATGTGAGTAGTCATTGTTGGTCTTGGTTGAAACTGTTTTCAAATGCAGCTTCGCCCACTAGAGAGACACCACCATGTCCTGGACAGTTTCCAATGAGAGAACAGACAATCTAACACTGAGATCTATGAGTGAAActgacataaataaatacacaaaatgacAGATCAATGACATATAATCATAGATCATTAGAATAGCAGAAAATGTGATAATGACAAACTGTAAGTGTGCCCATGTGTTCTGATAATGCTACCAACCAAACTACATGAGTCTAATtaagcaaaacaataaatactAATTTAACATTCAATGACAGATATTAATCTCTACACAAACAGTCTGCTACGGAAATAAAGTGTGTTTACAATAGATGTTGATTTTTATCTGAACCAGTAGACAGTTTTCTTGCTATCAAGCTGACATTGGTTAAACATTTGGCACTAGCTGAATGTTTACTTCATTAAGTTCTACTGCGATGGGAGAGTCGCAGGTCTAACTGGTGAAACTCGTAAACATTTACGTAGATCACCACAGCTTGGTTGCATGTGTATCAGCTGAGAGCCCATCATGGGTGTTGACAGTGACCGCATCAAACACACTGGAAGTTTCAGTTCCTCAATGTTGTTCCCCAGAAGTACAGTTGCTAGACACTTACTGTCAAAAACaactatttgtgtgtgtttgtgtgtgtacatacatcAACAAGGTTAAGATGTAAATTGAGAAATTTACATTTCAGAGCATTATGCTTTGGGCCTTACCTTTGCATAGTTGAACAGCTATCAGCAAGAGTGTTGTCAGATACTGCCACAGTGACATGCTTTAGACCAGTAACGTGCAAATAATCTACAGAGAGAGTTATCAGAGTCAGAAATGGATTTGAAAAACACACCATTCAGATACTATTTGGTCCTTGGCACTGCCAGTTAACTCcaaaacacatgtacacaaacacaacaaaaataaatacatattaaacaCATCCTCCAACCACACTagaaaaagcaacatttcaAGGAGACCACTATCTTTTTCCCTCACATGTTTTCTTTGACACTTTGTATTTAACTCCATAGActgtagtttgtattttttttctctgaagcaAACTACACTGGAGCATAGCAAAGATAAGATCAGAGGTGGGTTACTTATCTACTTACCTTCAGATGTAATGAAACTTGTCATGAGTGAGTGGAAAataatcatttccattttcattctTGGCAACTTCAACGTTTGTTTCTTGTTTGCCCTACCCACTGAGATTAAACTCCACCAATGACAGAGTGATCATAAGTGAAACTGAAATCTGCACAAATTGGGTCTATCTGTGACTAGTTTTTTCTACTACAGTAGACGCGTGTACATGTTCAGTGTCTTCCTTAGATTGAACTCTGAATAAATTTGACAAGAGTATAAAAGAGTATAACATGACTTCATTGATATCAGAGTCTTACCTTTGTTGTAGGACAATATTTCCTGGCCCGGTGTGTCAAAGGTCCAGAATATTTCAGGTTATCCGTTGTTTGTAACTCCACATATTTAGACAGTGTTCGCTTCAGGAAGTGACAGAAGGAGCAGTAAAGCAATATTCCCAGCCTGCATGCTCTCACCAAGATAACCACACCCCTTGCCCGTTGCCCCAGGTCATTGTGTTCACCGGTGAAACATTCCTGTGAAGTCACTCCTGTTCCCAGCACACTGAAACCGGTTATGCGACTGTTTCTTGTGTTTCAATCGAACttcaatctttaaaaataacattgtctttgtttgtctttttcatgtGAAAGTGAGAGGCGGTTAAATATGTCAAAACTCTGACATTTGAATGCTGTCACACACCAAATTATACTCTACCTCATTATTGTCCCcctgactgtactgtatgtgaataGCTTTGGTAGAAGACTTAAGTGGGAGTTGATGATCTAACTTGTGGTTGTAGAAACCTCTATTGACTTTCAGTTGCTTTGAGTGTTGGGTGAATGTTCAGTTTTGGgttaatttccatttttaccAGCAGTCTTCAACCTGAAAGGGATTGTAAATGTTTAAGTTTAGAGCAGTTTACCTGACTGcccttgaaaataaaaaagataaagataagaTAATCAGTAAACTTCAAACCTTATtgtcatgtttatgtttatgtcctacttttgcaaaaaaaaatacatgaatcaAAATGAAAGTCCCTAGAACATATGACAGAATTTGCTAGAGAATTACCTTATATCAAGATGAGCATAtatcataaatgtatttatggaAATGCATCAGTGATATCTCCTTTGAACATGAAACACACCTACAATTATAACAAAACTATAGTCTACAGCTAACACACTGTTCTGCAggtataatatttaccatgttcatcatctgaGTTTAGCACGTTAGCAACATCAGCTGATGGGACTGtcttagttttgcaggtattcagtcataaaccaaagtattagacaaactgaaattttgagcTGATGATGGCACTTGTTGAAAAGTtaagagatcaccaaagttattataattcatcctgaggaggacatgaatgtctgcatcAAATTTCATGACGCTCAATCCAATAgtcttttatttcacttaaaaccacagctatcaacctcatggtggcgctagagggaAATTCAGAGGATCTCCAGATCAGAAATCTTCATCCTATgtggaccatgaatgtctgtacaaatttttgagttgagtttttgagatatttcagtctgaacaaaCGTGGTGAACaaagtatttttacttaatttatattttttacattaatactataatgaaagtatttttgcatgtgtgtttcatcTATTTAAGATTGATCATAATAtgctcagtgtgactgtgtgtgtgttttagacaatatgtgcatatatgaaTCATGTAGCATTTCCCAACAAGGACAAACTGCAGCCGGATCATATGATGTAACCAGCCTGTATGGTGTACAGTAGGAGGTGGTAACAACCAGCAGGTAGTGCAATGTTTCATTGATTTCAAGATGTACTCTCACTGTATTCACAACACAAATTACATAAGATGCGGCACACTGGCACAcaattttgtgaaatgttgggACACATTGTCCCTCTGTGTTTGGTTCCAAAGGCTGCCAATGTAAAAGCTCTGGGCACATACTCACCTTTACAGTTGATCTTAACATACATTGTTAGCAGCCTCTATTCTCTACAT includes the following:
- the si:dkey-71d15.2 gene encoding SH3 domain-containing kinase-binding protein 1 isoform X4 codes for the protein MVSSYRRCCCISPVRLTKQDTDEFDSIVSLAEKLNEQVAHAADERLQSELQSLVTLTMEVERKENQSEELDSSSTTSFQQENSEEPSQNGSALPAAKSKSALTQSSPSSAAPSFSSLLPKALSAVLHATLPPRYSSVPRPIRNPPNLEQLQTELRELRANFEQMKSQHNKEIKLLMNELDEEKRIRLTLQMEVQRMKKHMSK
- the si:dkey-71d15.2 gene encoding SH3 domain-containing kinase-binding protein 1 isoform X2, producing the protein MVSSYRRCCCISPVRLTKQDVDLKTPQVFLSFSLSPSTLVFLSVTMGNYSSALIPDTDEFDSIVSLAEKLNEQVAHAADERLQSELQSLVTLTMEVERKENQSEELDSSSTTSFQQENSEEPSQNGSALPAAKSKSALTQSSPSSAAPSFSSLLPKALSAVLHATLPPRYSSVPRPIRNPPNLEQLQTELRELRANFEQMKSQHNKEIKLLMNELDEEKRIRLTLQMEVQRMKKHMSK
- the si:dkey-71d15.2 gene encoding SH3 domain-containing kinase-binding protein 1 isoform X5; amino-acid sequence: MVSSYRRCCCISPVRLTKQDTDEFDSIVSLAEKLNEQVTLTMEVERKENQSEELDSSSTTSFQQENSEEPSQNGSALPAAKSKSALTQSSPSSAAPSFSSLLPKALSAVLHATLPPRYSSVPRPIRNPPNLEQLQTELRELRANFEQMKSQHNKEIKLLMNELDEEKRIRLTLQMEVQRMKKHMSK
- the si:dkey-71d15.2 gene encoding SH3 domain-containing kinase-binding protein 1 isoform X1; amino-acid sequence: MFSSTGCTELTVLLISAPLTCSDLLFVDVDLKTPQVFLSFSLSPSTLVFLSVTMGNYSSALIPDTDEFDSIVSLAEKLNEQVAHAADERLQSELQSLVTLTMEVERKENQSEELDSSSTTSFQQENSEEPSQNGSALPAAKSKSALTQSSPSSAAPSFSSLLPKALSAVLHATLPPRYSSVPRPIRNPPNLEQLQTELRELRANFEQMKSQHNKEIKLLMNELDEEKRIRLTLQMEVQRMKKHMSK
- the si:dkey-71d15.2 gene encoding SH3 domain-containing kinase-binding protein 1 isoform X3, translating into MFSSTGCTELTVLLISAPLTCSDLLFVDVDLKTPQVFLSFSLSPSTLVFLSVTMGNYSSALIPDTDEFDSIVSLAEKLNEQVTLTMEVERKENQSEELDSSSTTSFQQENSEEPSQNGSALPAAKSKSALTQSSPSSAAPSFSSLLPKALSAVLHATLPPRYSSVPRPIRNPPNLEQLQTELRELRANFEQMKSQHNKEIKLLMNELDEEKRIRLTLQMEVQRMKKHMSK
- the lipia gene encoding lipase member H, which codes for MSLWQYLTTLLLIAVQLCKVQTCDHFTDLDLAHSIIGTDLRIRLLLYTNSTATCGSLVSHTNLLAHPQFNMSRPTTFVVHGYRPTGSPPMWLHNITQLLLVRTDGNVIVVDWNHGATNVNYLKVVENTHKVADNLTAFIKMMQESGASLSSIHMIGVSLGAHISGFVGANLNGAIGRITALDPAGPQFTGATPNNRLDAKDAQFVDVLHTDMDALGFRKPLGHIDFYANGGADQPGCPKTIFSGTAYFKCDHQRSVLLYLDSLSRTCFTRSFPCSSYKDFLNGNCMNCTQFGEDGCPAFGYDVIKWKDILLRLGQTKAFFTTNKETPFCMTNYKVEVVIWNQVERWGYITVKLHGNGEEAVATIDHKASNFQKYKNTRLFAQFDKDVKSVNKVSLTFSTGNVFKPKYKLRVLQVRLTHLERKDRPLCRYDFILEENKEVTFRPIPCEDSNF